In Solanum pennellii chromosome 7, SPENNV200, the following are encoded in one genomic region:
- the LOC107025367 gene encoding glutaredoxin-C9-like, producing MMQQALPYKSSCISITPRVDRHHRVSTSNSLLYVKGSKEELNNVVKDNAVIVVGKRGCCMSHVVKRLLHCLGANPASYEIEEDDENEVVDELENIIVAGGNDRKDTGRLQFPAVFVGGELFGGLDRIMAAHITGELTPVLKKAGALWL from the coding sequence ATGATGCAACAAGCACTTCCTTACAAGTCATCATGTATATCTATAACACCAAGAGTTGATCGACATCATCGTGTAAGTACCAGCAATTCATTGTTATACGTTAAAGGTTCAAAGGAAGAATTGAATAACGTTGTTAAGGATAACGCGGTTATAGTTGTGGGAAAACGAGGTTGTTGTATGAGCCATGTTGTTAAACGTTTACTTCATTGTCTCGGAGCAAATCCTGCTAGTTATGAAATCGAGGAAGACGATGAAAACGAAGTGGTTGATGAGTTGGAGAATATTATTGTCGCCGGAGGTAATGATCGGAAAGACACCGGACGGTTGCAATTTCCGGCGGTGTTCGTCGGAGGGGAGCTGTTTGGTGGATTGGATCGGATTATGGCGGCTCATATTACCGGCGAGTTGACTCCCGTGTTGAAAAAAGCTGGAGCCTTATGgctttga